The Xanthobacter flavus genome includes a window with the following:
- a CDS encoding WYL domain-containing protein: MNAITSLKSFILDRVEMIGAPFYADAHRLSVPEDDPHDTLAAAAAEDHDPADGQSFAIDYVDHAGNISHRRISVWAVQRNVEGVPILIAKCHERQAARAFRVDRITAVTDLDGAKREPLSRFFYETFGFIWPKDAEVVAPEEPEDQRWDRIRMVIRKAGITLLAALARADREIGAAEVEEMVFFCERACAAEDIDLTGAERERLAAWVARLRPTPESVESSLDTLFESGTEAIATLLKAGMRVISADGSLKEAEAEMLDAFCYALTGRHVR, encoded by the coding sequence ATGAACGCCATCACCTCGCTGAAGTCCTTCATCCTTGACCGGGTCGAGATGATCGGCGCCCCCTTCTATGCCGACGCCCACCGCCTCTCGGTGCCCGAGGACGATCCCCACGATACCCTCGCTGCCGCAGCGGCAGAGGACCATGACCCGGCCGACGGGCAGTCCTTCGCCATCGATTACGTGGACCACGCCGGCAATATCAGCCACCGCCGCATCTCAGTCTGGGCCGTGCAGCGCAATGTGGAAGGCGTGCCTATCCTCATCGCCAAGTGCCACGAGCGGCAGGCGGCCCGGGCCTTCCGGGTGGACCGCATTACCGCCGTCACCGACCTCGACGGCGCGAAGCGCGAGCCGCTGTCACGCTTCTTCTACGAGACCTTCGGCTTCATCTGGCCGAAGGACGCCGAGGTGGTCGCCCCCGAGGAGCCAGAGGACCAGCGCTGGGACCGTATCCGCATGGTCATCCGCAAGGCCGGCATCACGCTCCTGGCCGCGCTGGCGCGGGCCGACCGCGAGATCGGCGCCGCCGAGGTGGAGGAGATGGTGTTCTTCTGCGAGCGTGCCTGCGCCGCCGAGGATATCGACCTCACCGGCGCCGAGCGCGAGCGCCTCGCCGCCTGGGTTGCCCGCCTGCGGCCGACGCCGGAGTCCGTGGAAAGCTCGCTCGACACCCTGTTCGAGAGCGGCACCGAGGCCATCGCGACCCTGCTCAAGGCCGGCATGCGCGTCATCAGCGCCGACGGCTCCCTGAAGGAAGCCGAGGCCGAGATGCTCGACGCCTTCTGCTATGCGCTGACAGGCCGGCACGTGAGATAA
- the zapE gene encoding cell division protein ZapE produces MAGETTARVQELYAARLAAGDISEDPAQAEVVGEFARLELELRQRALAQKSSALGWLFQRRAPVQPKGMYVYGKVGRGKTMLMDLFFDALPAKGKRRAHFHEFMGDVHERIFRERQAQKKGERKSADPIAPVAQALADEAKVLCFDEFHVTDIADAMILGRLFEKLFADGVVVVATSNVAPQDLYAGGLNRALFLPFIGEIEQRMRVMSLDSRTDYRMEKLEGVSTWHTPLGPAADAAVEAAWRRLAGASRGRPGEMLLKGRKLVIPAMGQGAARFSFADLCEAALGPNPDYLSLARLFHTIVLEHIPILGPDQRNEAKRFISLIDTLYDANVKLIASAAAEPEQLYLGTDGAEAFEFARTISRLHEMRSSEYLAKPHGRSDSAATGNTTGLVET; encoded by the coding sequence ATGGCGGGCGAGACGACGGCGCGGGTCCAGGAGCTCTATGCGGCAAGGCTCGCCGCGGGCGACATTTCGGAGGATCCGGCCCAGGCGGAAGTTGTGGGAGAGTTTGCCCGGCTGGAGCTGGAATTGCGGCAGCGGGCGCTGGCGCAAAAATCCTCCGCGCTCGGCTGGCTGTTCCAGCGTCGCGCCCCGGTGCAGCCCAAGGGCATGTACGTCTACGGCAAGGTCGGCCGCGGCAAGACCATGCTCATGGACCTGTTCTTCGACGCGCTGCCGGCCAAGGGCAAGCGCCGGGCGCACTTTCACGAATTCATGGGCGACGTGCACGAGCGCATCTTCCGCGAGCGGCAGGCGCAGAAAAAGGGCGAACGCAAGAGCGCCGATCCCATCGCGCCGGTGGCGCAGGCCCTGGCCGACGAGGCCAAGGTGCTGTGCTTCGACGAATTCCACGTGACCGACATCGCCGACGCCATGATCCTCGGCCGGCTGTTCGAGAAGCTGTTTGCCGACGGCGTGGTGGTGGTCGCCACCTCCAACGTTGCGCCGCAGGATCTCTATGCTGGCGGCCTCAACCGGGCGTTGTTCCTGCCCTTCATCGGCGAGATCGAGCAACGCATGCGGGTCATGTCCCTCGATTCGCGCACCGACTACCGCATGGAGAAGCTGGAGGGCGTGAGCACTTGGCACACGCCGCTCGGGCCCGCCGCCGATGCGGCGGTGGAGGCCGCGTGGCGGCGGCTCGCCGGAGCCAGCAGAGGCAGGCCGGGCGAGATGTTGCTGAAGGGCCGCAAGCTCGTCATTCCCGCCATGGGGCAGGGCGCGGCGCGCTTCTCGTTCGCCGATCTCTGCGAGGCGGCGCTCGGGCCGAACCCGGATTATCTCAGCCTCGCCCGCCTCTTCCACACCATCGTGCTGGAGCACATCCCCATTCTGGGGCCGGACCAGCGCAACGAGGCGAAGCGCTTCATCTCGCTGATCGACACGCTCTACGACGCCAACGTCAAACTCATCGCCTCGGCCGCCGCCGAGCCGGAGCAGCTCTATCTCGGCACCGACGGCGCGGAGGCGTTCGAGTTCGCCCGCACCATCTCGCGCCTGCACGAGATGCGATCGAGCGAATATCTGGCCAAGCCCCACGGCCGCTCGGATTCGGCCGCCACGGGCAACACGACGGGCCTCGTCGAAACGTGA
- a CDS encoding MgtC/SapB family protein codes for MQIGPLFIDASAIDAVLRLVTAMAAGMALGLNRDLSDKPTGMRTLGLVALGAALVALAGLQVDGMASDPDATSRVIQGVIQGVLTGIGFLGAGVVLRDRSAGRIRGLTTAALVWVTAAVGIACALASWELIALGVVLALFLLVVLHPLEKKLERHAARDQP; via the coding sequence ATGCAGATCGGTCCCCTGTTCATCGATGCCAGCGCGATCGATGCCGTCCTGCGCCTGGTGACAGCCATGGCCGCCGGCATGGCGCTCGGGCTGAACCGCGATCTGAGCGACAAGCCGACCGGCATGCGCACGCTGGGCCTCGTGGCGCTTGGGGCGGCTCTGGTGGCCCTCGCGGGTCTGCAGGTGGACGGGATGGCGAGCGATCCGGACGCGACCAGCCGCGTGATCCAGGGTGTCATCCAGGGCGTGCTCACCGGCATCGGTTTTCTCGGGGCCGGTGTCGTGCTGCGCGATCGCAGCGCCGGGCGTATCCGGGGGCTGACGACTGCCGCCTTGGTCTGGGTGACCGCCGCCGTGGGCATCGCATGCGCGCTGGCATCCTGGGAGCTGATCGCGCTCGGGGTCGTGCTCGCCCTGTTCCTGCTGGTGGTGCTCCACCCCCTGGAGAAGAAGCTGGAGCGCCATGCTGCCAGGGACCAGCCGTAG